A stretch of DNA from Aurantiacibacter atlanticus:
GCGCAAGCTATCTAGCTTGGACAGGACATTGCCCAGTTCTTCAGGATCATTGACGGCCCAGTCCTTTTGCGGGGAAAGCCGCAGGCGCGCGCCATTGGCACCGCCACGATGGTCCGAATTGCGGTAGGTGGAAGCCGATGCCCAGGCCGCCTTGACCAGTTCGGCAACGGGCAGCCCGCTATCGAGCACTGCAGATTTGAACGAAGACACATCGGCATCTGACGGCGTGGTGCCGGCCGGAACCGGATCTTGCCAGATCAGATCTTCAGACGGCACTTCCGGGCCGAGATAGCGGACCTTGGGCCCCATGTCGCGGTGGACCAGCTTGAACCATGCCCTGGCAAAGGCATCGTCCAGTGCTGCCTGATCATCACGGAAGCGTTCCGAAATCTTGCGATATTCCGGGTCCATCTTCAGCGCTATGTCGGCTGTAGTCATCATGGTTGGCACCTTCTTGGAAGGATCGCGCGCATCGGGCGCCATGTCTTCCTCGTCCGGATTGACCGGTTGCCACTGCTGCGCACCTGCCGGGCTTTTCACCAGTTCGAAATCATATTTGAACAACAGGCGGAAATAGTCGCCGCCCCACTGGGTCGGGTTGGGCGTCCATGCGCCTTCGAGGCCCGATGTGGTGATATGACCCTTCTCGATCTCCTCCTTATCGGTCAGCCAGCCAAATCCCATCAGCGCCAGATGCTCGCCTTCAGGCGCGCCGCTGAATGTATCTGCGGGCTTGGCCCCATGCGTTTTACCAAAGGCGTGGCCACCAGCGGTAAGGGCAACGGTTTCCTCGTCATTCATGGCCATGCGGGCAAAGGTTTCGCGCATGTCGCGTGCGCTTTGCAGCGGATCGGGATTGCCGCCCGGCCCTTCGGGATTGACGTAGATCAGCCCCATCTGGATCGCGGCGAGCGGATTTTCCATCGCCTTGCCTTCATCGGGGATGATGCGTGTCTCGACGCCCTCATCAACCCAGAGCTCTTCGCTGCCCCAATAGACATTCTCCGGCTCGAACACGTCCTTGCGTCCGCCGCCGAAACCGAACACGGGACCGCCCATCGTTTCGATCGCGACATTGCCTGTCAGGATGAACAGATCGGCCCAGCTGATGTTTTTGCCGTATTTTTGCTTGATCGGCCATAACAGGCGCCGCGCCTTGTCGAGATTGCCATTGTCAGGCCAGGAGTTCAGCGGCGCAAAACGCTGCTGCCCACTTGATGAGCCGCCGCGCCCGTCGCCCGTGCGATAGGTCCCGGCAGCATGCCATGCCATGCGAATAAAGAAGGGGCCATAATTGCCGTAATCGGCTGGCCACCAATCCTGGCTGTCTGTCATCAGCGCAGTCAGATCAGCCTTGAGCGCGCCGTAATCGATAGCGTTGAAGGCTTCGCAATAATCGAAATCTTCAGCCATCGGATCGGCTGCCTTACCGTCCTGTGTCAGGATTTCGAGATTGAGAGCATCGGGCCACCAATCACGATTGGTGCGGCCCAGAAGGCTGCGCGCTTCGCCATTACCGCCGAAAGGGCAGCCCCCTGCCATTGAGCCTGTTTCTGCATCCATGTCGATTTCCTCTCTCAATCAGTGAAACGTCGATTCGTCTGTGAGAGGGAAGATGCGACTATCGGCCTGATTAGTCCAATCGATTAGTTAGCAATCATTGATCGAAATAGCCGGTTGTGGGGGTGGCATGGTCCATGGCCACGCTAGGGAGCAGCAAACCCCGCACCGGCTGGTTGCCGATCCGGGGTTTGCTGCGTTCCGATTTGAAGCTTCGTGTAGCTCGCCTCAGGCGGCGACGGGCACAGCTTCGTTATTGCGGATGAGGTAATCGAAGGCAGATAGAGCGGCCTTGGAACCTGCACCCATCGCCACCACGATCTGTTTGTAAGGCACAGTGGTGCAATCGCCAGCGGCAAAGATGCCGGGCAAATTGGTCTTGCCCTGGCTGTCGATCACGATTTCGCCATGGGGCGAAAGCTCCAGATCGCTGTTTTCCAGCCATTCGGTATTAGGGACAAGGCCGATTTGCACGAAGACGCCTTCCAGCGCGAATTTGCGTTCTTCTCCGCTTGCCCGGTCCTTATAGCTCGTTCCGCTGACGCGGTTGCCGTCGCCTTCTATGCTGGTGGTCTGCGCGTTTACCAGCACATCGACATTGGCAAGGCTTTCCAGCTTGTCCTGCAACACCTTGTCGGCGCGCAGGGCGGTATCAAATTCCACCACGGTGACGTGGCCCACGATATTGGCGAGATCGATGGCCGCTTCGACACCTGAATTGCCGCCGCCGATTACCGCCACGCGTTTCCCCTTGAACAGCGGGCCATCGCAATGCGGGCAATAGGCAACGCCCTTGTTGCGATACTCATCCTCTCCCGGAACGCCCAGCGTGCGCCAGCGCGCCCCGGTAGACAGGATAAGGGAGCGCGCTTTCAGAACGGCGCCGTTTTCAAGGTGGAGTTCATGCAGCCCGCCCGGCTCACCCGCAGGGACCAGTTTCTGCGCCTTTGCGAGGTTCATCAGGTCAATCGCTTCGAGCGCGGCGATCTGCCGTCCAAGGCTTTCTGTCAGCTTGGGGCCCTCGGTATATTCAGTGCCCGGAAGGTTTTCGATCCCCAGCGTATCGTTCAACTGGCCGCCGAACCGCTCTGCAGCAATACCGGTGCGAATGCCCTTGCGCGCGGTGTAAATGGCCGCTGCCACACCGCCGGGACCACCGCCGACAATCAGCACTTCAAACGGTGCCTTGGCAGATTGCGCCTCGGCTGCCTTGGCCCCAGCGGACGTATCGAGCTTGGCCAGCACTTCTTCCAGGCCCATTTTGCCATTGTAGAAGCTTTCACCATTGAGGAAGGTGGCAGGCACGGCCATCACACCGCGCGCCTCAATCTCATCCTGGAATGTGCCGCCTTCGATCAGCGTGGCGCTGATGCGCGGGTTTTCCATCGCCAGCAGGGTGAGTGCCTGCACCACGTCCGGGCAATTGTGGCACGATAGCGAGAAATACATCTCGAAAGCATAATCGCCCTCCAGTGCGCGTGCCTGTTCTATCAGCGCCTGATCGATTTTGGGCGGGTGGCCACCGGCCCATAGCAGCGCGAGGACCAGCGAGGTAAATTCATGCCCCATCGGCAGACCGGCAAAGCGGACTTGCCGCGAATGGTCCGATGCACGGCGCACGACGAAACTGGGCCGACGGTCATCATCGCCATCAAAGGCGGTAGAAACCTTGTCGGAAAGGTCGTCAATTGTCTCCAGCAGAGCGCGCGTTTCGTCCGATTTCGCACCCTCGCCAAGCGAGGCGACAAGTTCGATAGGCTCGCGCAGATTGCCGAGATAGGCTTTGAGCTGATCTTTCATGGCCTGATCGAGCATGGCGTTATCCTTGCGGGGAGGGGGAGGGGTAAAGGCCCGGGGCGGGGGAGGGGGGAGTGCCCCGGGCCTTCGTGCGACCCGGCCCTGCTAACAGGGCGCGGGAAGGGCGTAGCGGACGCAGGGCCCGCTTACGCAAAGGTAATTAGATCTTGCCGACGAGATCGAGTGAAGGGGCCAGTGTGTCGGAACCTTCTTCCCAAGCAGCGGGGCAAACCTCGCCCGGATTGGCACGAACATATTGCGCCGCACGGATCTTGCGGATCAGTTCATTGGCATTGCGGCCAACGCCTTCGCAGGTCTGTTCCATGATCTGGATGACACCATCGGGATCGACAACGAAAGTCGCACGATCGGCAAGGCCCATCTCTTCGCGCAGAACGTCGAAATTCTTGCTCAGCGTGTGAAGCTGATCACCCAGGAAGGGGAACTTCAGCTTGCCGATCTTCTCCGAAGTATCGTGCCATGCCTTGTGGCTGAAATGGGTATCGGTCGACACGCCATACACTTCAACGTCCAGCTTCTGGAGCATGTCATAATGTTCACCGAGGTCTTCCAGCTCTGTCGGGCAGACGAAAGTGAAATCGGCAGGATAGAAGAAGAAGATAGCCCATTTGCCCTTCACGTCTTCATCCGTAACTTCGAAAAAGTCCTTGTCCGCCTGGAATGCCGTTGCCTTGAACGGTTTAATCTGGCTGCCGATAATACCCATTATATAGATCTCCAATCAGTTTCGAAAGTGAACTTGTGAGAGGAAGATAGGCATTGCTGCAATGCAGAGAAGCAATATTGTGCGATCGGAAACATCGAAATTATCGATCACACAGGGGCAAGTTTAAAAAAGTGCAACAAGTGTTGATGTTTTTGCAACTCCGAGAGGCGATGGCCGGTCAATCCGTGCAGATATTCAACCGCATTGGGCGCGCTGAATCAGCTTTTGATCGGCCAGCACCAGAGCCATCATCGCTTCGGCCACCGGCACACCGCGAATGCCTACGCACGGGTCATGGCGACCCTTGGTGCGAATCTCCGTGGCATCGCCCTCGCGGGTAATCGTCTCGACCGGTGTCAGGATAGAACTGGTGGGCTTGAACGCTATTCGTGAAGTGACCGGCTGGCCGGTGGAAATTCCGCCCGCGATCCCACCTGCATGGTTGGCGGCAAAATCCAAGCCACCCCCTTGGGCGGGGCGCATGGCATCGGCATTTGCCTCACCCGTGGCACTGGCGGCGGCAAACCCGTCTCCTATCTCCACGCCCTTGACGGCATTGATGCTCATCATGGCAGCGGCCAGCTCACTATCGAGCTTGGCATAAATCGGCGCGCCCCATCCGGCTGGCACGCCTTCAGCGCAGCAGGCAACGCTTGCGCCGAGGGATGATCCGGCCTTGCGCGCATCATCCACCAGCTGTTCCCACTCGCCCGCTGCAATCGCATCAGGGCAGAAGAAGGGATTGCGGGTAATTTCGCCGGCATCGAAGCGGCCATAATCCATCGCGATGGAACCGATGGCTTCCACCCAGCCGGTAATCGTCACTTCCGGGATGACAAGCCTGGCGATCGCGCCTGCGGCCACCCGCGCTGCGGTTTCGCGGGCGCTTGATCGGCCCCCGCCGCGATAGTCCCGAAAGCCATATTTCGCATCATAGCTGTAATCGGCATGGCCCGGTCGATACGCCTTGGCGACCTCGGAATAATCCTTGCTGCGTTGATCGGTATTTTCGATCATCAGGCTAATAGGCGTGCCCGTGGTTCGGCCTTCAAACACGCCAGAAAGGATGCGCACCTCGTCAGCTTCCTTGCGCTGGGTGGTATATTTGGACTGGCCCGGCTTGCGCGCATCAAGGAAGGGCTGGATGTCCGCCTCTGTTACCGCAATACCCGGCGGGCACCCGTCAACCACCACGCCAAGCGCAGGCCCGTGGCTTTCCCCCCAGGTGGTAAATCGAAAGACGCGACCGAACGTGTTCCAGCTCATGGCCGCTCCTTGGGCGAAAGTTTCGCCGCTGTCGAGTAGCGGGCAGTTTTCCTACAATCTTCGGGCTGTGCCAGCACCACCTGTCATGTTGTGCCCCGATCTCTCCCGATGCAAATTTTCCGTGCGCAAGGTGTCACCCTGCCGGCAGAGCAACTGTGGAGCCGCAAGCTATTGTTCCAGCGGGCATTTACTGTGCGCAGGCGCAGGGTTACACCCTGTCACCTGTGTCACCTTCATCGCGGCGGTGGCCGGTTTGCGGACAAATGCAGCTTGGCACTGGCAAAATAGCGCGCTGACGGGCAGGAACAGATCATGATCGCAAAGCTGACAGGCAAGCTCGACGAAACCGGCACGGATTGGGCGGTAATTGACGTTTCCGGCGTGGGCTACCTAGTCCATTGTTCGGCCAAGACGCTGGTCGCGCTGGGCGGAGCGGGGGATACATGCACGCTCTACACCGATTTGCAGGTGAGTGAGAATGACATGCGCCTGCTGGGCTTTGCCGAAGCGGGAGAGCGCGACTGGTTCCGCCTGCTGACCAATGTGCAGGGCGTGGGCAGCAAGGTCGCGCTGGCCATCCTTTCCGCGCTGTCCACCGGCGAATTGCGTGATGCCTGCGCCGGCGGAGACGCTGCCAGCGTGGCGCGCGCAAACGGCGTGGGGCCGAAGCTGGCAGGGCGCATCGTCAATGAGTTGAAAGACAAGGCAGGGGCGCTGCCGGGCGGCGGCACCGCGGGCGCAGCGGCAATATCACCGACTGGCGGGGCGAGCGCGGATGCCGTCAGCGCGCTGCAGAATCTCGGCTTCAAACCCGCCATCGCCGCGCAGGCCGTGGCATGCGCGCAGGAAGAACTGGGCGCGGATGCGGGCGAAAGTGATTTGATCCGTGTGGCGCTTAAGAAGGCTGCGGGGTGAGCGGACATGCGAACCCTGCGATGATTATGAAAGAAGATGAAGCGATGGTTCGTTTTGCGATACCCATTATAATGATTGCCCTGGCCACACCTGCAGCCGCGCAGGATTATCCGGCAGATTTCGCTGCCGGTCCGGTGTTCGAGACCTTTGGCCCGCATATTGCGGTTGATGATATTGAACCATTTCCGGCCCACACCGAAATCGCGCACAGTTTTGACGTGGCAGAGCGCGCAGGAGGTGGCGCGCGCAATGGTGGCTTTGAAATCGCCGCGCGTTTCATCAATATGCACGCCGCCAATGGCGTTGACCCTGCCGATATGCGCGTCGCCCTGGTGGTTCATGGACCCGCTGTGCTCGATATGCTGACGGATGAGGCTCTGGCAGCGCGCGAAGGTGAGGACGGCCCCAATGCCAGCGGCGATATGGTGCGCGAGATGATCGGGCATGGCGTTCGCTTCATCATCTGCGGCCAGAGCGCGACAGGGCAAGGGGTATCACGCGGAGACCTGATCGACGGTGCGGAAATGGCCCTGTCCGCCATGACTGCTCATGCCATGCTGCAACAGCAAGGATATACGGTGAACCCGTTTTAATGGCATCCACTCCTGATCTTTCCCCAGAGCGCCAGCCGGAAGATCCGGACGCGGCGCTGCGTCCGAAATCGCTTGGCGAATTTATCGGGCAGGAAGCGGCGCGGGAGAATTTGCGCGTCTTTATAGAGGCGGCGCGGGGCCGGTCCGAGGCGATGGATCATGTGCTGTTCTTCGGTCCACCCGGACTTGGCAAGACGACGCTGGCACAAATTGTGGCACGCGAAATGGGCGTGGGCTTTCGCGCAACTTCTGGTCCCGTGATTGCCAAGGCGGGCGATCTGGCCGCGCTGCTCACCAATCTTGAGCCGCATGACGTCCTGTTCATCGACGAGATTCACCGGCTCAATCCGGTAGTCGAGGAAGTGCTTTATCCCGCAATGGAAGACCGCGCGCTCGACCTTATCATTGGTGAAGGGCCATCGGCGCGCAGTGTGCGGATCGATCTGCCGCCTTTTACATTGGTGGGCGCAACCACGCGGCAAGGCCTGCTCACAACACCCTTGCGCGACCGGTTCGGCATTCCGGTGCGGCTGATATTCTACACGCAGGACGAATTGACCGAGGTGGTGACACGCGGTGCGCGGCTGTTGGGCATGCCGATGGACCCGACGGGCGCAGGCGAGATCGCGCGGCGTTCGCGCGGCACCCCGCGTGTGGCGGGGCGGCTGCTGCGCCGGGTGCGCGATTTTGCGCAGGTGAAGGGCGTCGATGCCGTCACTGCGCAAGTGGCTGACGAGGCGCTTATCCGGCTGGAGATCGATGCGCTTGGCCTTGATGCGATGGACCGGCGTTATCTCACCATGATTGCCGACATTTATAAGGGCGGCCCTGTCGGGGTGGAAACCCTGGCGGCGGGCCTCGCCGAGCCGCGCGATACGGTGGAAGAGGTGATCGAGCCTTATCTGATTCAGCTTGGACTGGTGGCACGCACGGCACGCGGACGCTGCCTGAATGATCGCGGATGGAATCACCTTGGCCTTTCCCCTCCGCGCGGGCAGCAGGACGGCCTGTTTGACGCGGACAAATAGCTGACGCAGCAGTCTGAAGCGTAGGATGGGCGGCGGTTTCGGTTCCATTGTGGGACAGACTGCCGGAATCGCGCAAAAATGGCCGAATTCCTAGCCTCTCAATGGCTCAATTCATGGTTAACGCCATTGCCGCGACAGCCCTTGTGGGTCTTGTTGGCAGGACGCGGAAAAAGCCGTCGGTGCCATTACGGGGGCT
This window harbors:
- the katG gene encoding catalase/peroxidase HPI, which translates into the protein MDAETGSMAGGCPFGGNGEARSLLGRTNRDWWPDALNLEILTQDGKAADPMAEDFDYCEAFNAIDYGALKADLTALMTDSQDWWPADYGNYGPFFIRMAWHAAGTYRTGDGRGGSSSGQQRFAPLNSWPDNGNLDKARRLLWPIKQKYGKNISWADLFILTGNVAIETMGGPVFGFGGGRKDVFEPENVYWGSEELWVDEGVETRIIPDEGKAMENPLAAIQMGLIYVNPEGPGGNPDPLQSARDMRETFARMAMNDEETVALTAGGHAFGKTHGAKPADTFSGAPEGEHLALMGFGWLTDKEEIEKGHITTSGLEGAWTPNPTQWGGDYFRLLFKYDFELVKSPAGAQQWQPVNPDEEDMAPDARDPSKKVPTMMTTADIALKMDPEYRKISERFRDDQAALDDAFARAWFKLVHRDMGPKVRYLGPEVPSEDLIWQDPVPAGTTPSDADVSSFKSAVLDSGLPVAELVKAAWASASTYRNSDHRGGANGARLRLSPQKDWAVNDPEELGNVLSKLDSLRGSISMADAIVLAGAAAIEKAAQDGGFDISVKVTTGRGDASAEQTDVESFEPLEPFADGFRNYLRTKASVKTEDMLIDRANLLGLSIPEMTALVGGMRAMGAVSHHADHGSRIGVLTDRAGTLSTDFFTNLLDMGNEWEVVEDSGDEEFVGRDRKTGKEKFRATRTDLVFGSNSQLRAIAEVFAENGGEKLFLDTFVRAWTKVMDADRFDVSYAEYHG
- the ahpF gene encoding alkyl hydroperoxide reductase subunit F translates to MLDQAMKDQLKAYLGNLREPIELVASLGEGAKSDETRALLETIDDLSDKVSTAFDGDDDRRPSFVVRRASDHSRQVRFAGLPMGHEFTSLVLALLWAGGHPPKIDQALIEQARALEGDYAFEMYFSLSCHNCPDVVQALTLLAMENPRISATLIEGGTFQDEIEARGVMAVPATFLNGESFYNGKMGLEEVLAKLDTSAGAKAAEAQSAKAPFEVLIVGGGPGGVAAAIYTARKGIRTGIAAERFGGQLNDTLGIENLPGTEYTEGPKLTESLGRQIAALEAIDLMNLAKAQKLVPAGEPGGLHELHLENGAVLKARSLILSTGARWRTLGVPGEDEYRNKGVAYCPHCDGPLFKGKRVAVIGGGNSGVEAAIDLANIVGHVTVVEFDTALRADKVLQDKLESLANVDVLVNAQTTSIEGDGNRVSGTSYKDRASGEERKFALEGVFVQIGLVPNTEWLENSDLELSPHGEIVIDSQGKTNLPGIFAAGDCTTVPYKQIVVAMGAGSKAALSAFDYLIRNNEAVPVAA
- the ahpC gene encoding alkyl hydroperoxide reductase subunit C; the encoded protein is MGIIGSQIKPFKATAFQADKDFFEVTDEDVKGKWAIFFFYPADFTFVCPTELEDLGEHYDMLQKLDVEVYGVSTDTHFSHKAWHDTSEKIGKLKFPFLGDQLHTLSKNFDVLREEMGLADRATFVVDPDGVIQIMEQTCEGVGRNANELIRKIRAAQYVRANPGEVCPAAWEEGSDTLAPSLDLVGKI
- the aroC gene encoding chorismate synthase translates to MSWNTFGRVFRFTTWGESHGPALGVVVDGCPPGIAVTEADIQPFLDARKPGQSKYTTQRKEADEVRILSGVFEGRTTGTPISLMIENTDQRSKDYSEVAKAYRPGHADYSYDAKYGFRDYRGGGRSSARETAARVAAGAIARLVIPEVTITGWVEAIGSIAMDYGRFDAGEITRNPFFCPDAIAAGEWEQLVDDARKAGSSLGASVACCAEGVPAGWGAPIYAKLDSELAAAMMSINAVKGVEIGDGFAAASATGEANADAMRPAQGGGLDFAANHAGGIAGGISTGQPVTSRIAFKPTSSILTPVETITREGDATEIRTKGRHDPCVGIRGVPVAEAMMALVLADQKLIQRAQCG
- the ruvA gene encoding Holliday junction branch migration protein RuvA, producing MIAKLTGKLDETGTDWAVIDVSGVGYLVHCSAKTLVALGGAGDTCTLYTDLQVSENDMRLLGFAEAGERDWFRLLTNVQGVGSKVALAILSALSTGELRDACAGGDAASVARANGVGPKLAGRIVNELKDKAGALPGGGTAGAAAISPTGGASADAVSALQNLGFKPAIAAQAVACAQEELGADAGESDLIRVALKKAAG
- a CDS encoding DsrE family protein, yielding MIMKEDEAMVRFAIPIIMIALATPAAAQDYPADFAAGPVFETFGPHIAVDDIEPFPAHTEIAHSFDVAERAGGGARNGGFEIAARFINMHAANGVDPADMRVALVVHGPAVLDMLTDEALAAREGEDGPNASGDMVREMIGHGVRFIICGQSATGQGVSRGDLIDGAEMALSAMTAHAMLQQQGYTVNPF
- the ruvB gene encoding Holliday junction branch migration DNA helicase RuvB, whose translation is MASTPDLSPERQPEDPDAALRPKSLGEFIGQEAARENLRVFIEAARGRSEAMDHVLFFGPPGLGKTTLAQIVAREMGVGFRATSGPVIAKAGDLAALLTNLEPHDVLFIDEIHRLNPVVEEVLYPAMEDRALDLIIGEGPSARSVRIDLPPFTLVGATTRQGLLTTPLRDRFGIPVRLIFYTQDELTEVVTRGARLLGMPMDPTGAGEIARRSRGTPRVAGRLLRRVRDFAQVKGVDAVTAQVADEALIRLEIDALGLDAMDRRYLTMIADIYKGGPVGVETLAAGLAEPRDTVEEVIEPYLIQLGLVARTARGRCLNDRGWNHLGLSPPRGQQDGLFDADK